One region of Armigeres subalbatus isolate Guangzhou_Male chromosome 3, GZ_Asu_2, whole genome shotgun sequence genomic DNA includes:
- the LOC134219608 gene encoding apolipophorins: MWVLNRRNLLCSFVISLVLCQSVSAASCKAGCPTPNKSSKYKFQPGNVYTYDLDSFVQVQLTSEDVDAQQTTLKLDGKVEIYAADNCQYTLKVLSLTTFAPDGRKSNFGGDITKPVQFTLSNDELSPELCAEESDSDFSLNVKRGIISLLQSAEGKSYETDVFGVCPTSFSNFATGGATVVNKVRDLGGCGYRESLSNSLVSSIVNAKAGLKTTPLLTSNYNSQQTFKNGVLESVKLGEEYKYVPFAKLNSGAQAKVTTKLTYTGTKGGSAPALTSAGPRSVIFENPQSDSQSNLETIKQGLKTVVDSYSQNNVGKLTAGYFTELVHLLRFSKKDDLLSLYQQVKAGNAHKNKSLARKVYFDALFRVGTGASVEALSNLYKNKEVSDPKEQKLLFVSLNLVTSMSKPALKASKLLLDGNPSREAYLSVGSLVNKYCQKFGCESADVKEISDKFAAKLGKCQPTNRQEEDTVVAVLKGVKNTNALVSPLLDKVVQCTSDKSSARVRVAAFQAYPAASCNKKVVNSALNFLKNDNEDSEIRIQAYLSLVECPSAAVANEIKALLDGEKVYQVGSFITTHLASLRSSADSTREAARQHFANVRTTNKFPFDFRRYSFNREFSYAVESLGLGASADTSVVYSQKSFLPKSVAFNFSTEVFGNSFNVFEVEGRQDNLDRVVEHYFGPKGFFSGLNLQSAFDTLVAQYNKLSEKAQSRFRRGLKEDVRAFAKSVNLKNDALEDFNLDVSVKFFGSELFFLSTGEHVPSTPEEFLDKLLECFDKFLEGAKKFDRVFEQHALFVDSDLVYPTAAGLPLKLSYEGTGVARLETSVEVDVKEIVKDYKNTKFNVKLVPSGSYEVTGTLSVDAFTVTTGLQLSGTVHSSTGSAVNFALLDGGKSYELTVDSLLKKQELFSFNSKLVFVTRERGNQLISLPLKMNQQVKEFKECFDNLYHVIGVTLCASAGQKQVPGKSLVPLDGEYHAELYLEVDPKYHFTGKYDDSDKQHQSLLLTFDTPGSDKKRTTSLKLESFFKGDAYVKATVLSPLRNVDLQVGLNNNDKEASLYALAHNGPDEYLAKVGFEKGGSPARQEYVPIFTVRSPSGDAQVSKVVQTTGKIVVEKVDGGATKYNLENVEWVSPYAPKTTVNGFVLQNGPSFDTDLAVVVGPSKNNVKGHLDFSPKHVNLELEKKTDGDANKNFKVNLALAYTENSFKNVFVFLSGKDFNNPTHHYELNQNAEFEIEDKKLQSLKVDNKLQLPKQLVKFDFATSKNQFKVDGEYGYDKYKVAANVDAKYNEKAAGDYDWTVGGSLNKHFFKLVSKRTIDSAKSRFQNQLTASTGTKVQLNGVATNKFSDQDGELNLEGLFVAVDKADPYKLNLVLQLSPSTVLSNAKVLVGKDEFATYDLKLDRTENANGKLNFVVKDFLDGNGEFKAKDGQGDGSALVNFLKQDRKLKLDTKFKINAPVFDVATDFYYDFEKDNTKKVHFDTKNKVTKSSFDSKNKLEVFADKYEFNVQGQQNGQLQDGSTNGKFSLTLPTGRQLSGDLKREVNGKDDKKVVGSVTANLFDKLPGGKQQTVSLTGSLKDGDFKSRFFDLVHNVKYTNFDGKDLDVELDTKHLPVGHFKKAVFHVKVQGALVPQAGEFNFDLDEYCQNHAVYRVGGKYGGDFDGAVNGNYHVGKPGKPYTHEVKATLNVPQAPVKSVSLESKGSYLEPESDNGLYEFEYTGAFGYGEKKVALATTAKGNVNHGTGSVKLNLPDTDPLSADASYNYEGKDEGSVSTKGSLKVNYGKGKSLEFNGDAKALGTDDVSLHATLKSDFEKAKNVELTFKHVKSGENGYHTKLNLVADGKAYNVDNAVILSESSPSVDFTLGYPDKTVKVYGGYKLLSDRAFKADAKVENFGDFNLDANVEANFQSYETFYAKLYLDAPKLDAKKITVEVNSKPGNSGKGVEFKASSDGKNVLSGFADYSVKEQGKSTVIEGHGNVKLYDKQQTASFKLIREKLAEAGYAVTLSGSVGKNSVSTEVRVKPNDFKLKHTVCDEKNKCTNVEVQSKLQRTGEKFNHEAVISVDLQQLGYVYEFGLNSKTSGNGLTLDHTTDVELKEKQQPKYQYHLYIHPHSAGASLVLPTRSLVVEGVFQYPKDKFGQYDSTVSFYLDKKNAPNNKATFGFNGETKLVGTAGVSGSGSLKFSHPTVKDLVVSVSGLVDGEKQTVDGKVVLDIFKNANDKVVAHAKYVNSDTSFKGFNVSSEVAVFSKGLGFNLGFNGHSALSLATKQLSTAGFVDLPFEDFRFGTYLFASPEEFDFLLKRFNDELVRAHGTYDVKKHKAELTSTFKFVPTRPVVLQTTVNGLSSAKFSLTQDKFFFVDGTFTVDKTATLKVLGNEKELLNAKVALDATHFLSTEYKVSEENAKSFLQAFNKQLQADLDVAKAEFEKKYAKLSADATKVVNNVVASLPDFSKFQADYTEQLKKLQAELLEDPTLKQFFDFVQKVFAAVSEVVAQLTQIYSENFKKVSAVVTDVVGKLSETFNSKILPVLKELYGKTEALVYGVYEETVKLVVAVFERTVKSLKAFEEDFNKVAKSLSELFKNFAQTFNKAIATLDKEFRELYKLVQEYFDSFDEFKVLKETLKEYFEGADKYAFQLLKEVLTLIEDLYPVPEIKTFTTSVNQYVTSKLENKKVNDVEELKNIFVHFVKAVSLLFDRLSSTLSTSLEEPGFAGGLPSFMTFRVFPYISSVKFSPFNYLRNEKFYSLRDFLYQFRPYAWNPFAVVPPFTMHGELADGSHFFTFDGQHYTFPGSCQYVLASDFVDGNFSIVANIQNGKLKSVALVDKDVVELNDQGVVTLNGKATDLPLHKNEVHAWRRYYTVNLLTTYGASVLCTTDLKVCHFTVSGFYLGKVRGLLGNGNYEPYDDFTLPNGKIVESSTDFANTYKATKSCAAVADPGHAKHDHSSPVCAKLFGSDSSLRYGYFFKDQTNYREACEHAVHGAANAEEAGCAIAFAYASACRLELIPVSVPAQCQTCSVGGKPVEVGDQFSVKSPQKAADVVFVVDTSIGTLLGELVQATINDLRKELKANGITDVKVVVLGFNRNQKYVSLFTSGGKLDYTGKLGQADLSGPENCKPLVTGNKNVDEFFKVLHDLQEKAAEDLGVTPDSRAFIEALQYPFRASASKHIVLVHSDDSEKVPNPSRAIKSVLATLDLKVKGVGLHVVTPVKNLGVAGSKDSKKVKELVGFNSKQAFTLADSKKRTNIGSTELKNTLKYDADLLVDLVNKNDGFVFVLQNFSGLKQAKDKKSFVTVLASALGEHIARTEVSSDCVCKLRSGLHAEESCEAKETRYLPPTKKTGAKG; the protein is encoded by the exons CATCATGCAAAGCCGGGTGTCCAACAC CAAATAAATCTAGCAAATATAAATTCCAACCGGGAAATGTCTACACCTACGATCTGGACAGCTTCGTACAGGTGCAGCTGACGTCCGAAGACGTTGATGCCCAGCAAACGACGCTGAAACTGGATGGAAAAGTTGAAATCTACGCCGCTGATAACTGCCAGTACACGCTTAAGGTCCTCTCTTTGACGACCTTTGCGCCCGATGGCCGGAAGTCCAACTTCGGTGGCGACATTACCAAGCCTGTTCAGTTCACTCTGTCCAACGATGAGCTCTCGCCGGAACTGTGTGCCGAAGAGAGTGATTCGGACTTCTCACTGAACGTTAAGCGCGGTATTATTTCGCTGCTGCAATCCGCCGAAGGCAAGTCCTACGAAACCGACGTCTTCGGTGTGTGCCCAACTTCGTTCTCAAACTTCGCCACCGGAGGCGCTACCGTTGTAAACAAGGTCCGTGATCTTGGTGGCTGCGGATACCGCGAGTCTCTGAGCAACAGTCTTGTGAGCAGCATTGTCAATGCGAAAGCT GGCCTAAAAACTACTCCTCTGCTGACCAGCAATTACAACAGTCAGCAAACGTTCAAGAATGGCGTGCTGGAATCGGTCAAACTTGGAGAAGAATACAAATATGTTCCTTTTGCTAAGCTCAACTCTGGTGCTCAGGCAAAGGTCACCACCAAACTGACCTACACTGGAACGAAGGGTGGTTCGGCACCGGCTTTGACTTCTGCTGGCCCGCGATCGGTTATCTTCGAGAACCCGCAATCCGATTCCCAGAGCAACCTGGAGACGATCAAGCAAGGACTGAAAACCGTTGTGGATTCATACAGCCAGAACAACGTAGGCAAACTCACCGCAGGATACTTCACCGAACTGGTCCATTTGTTGCGTTTTTCCAAAAAGGATGACCTGCTATCTCTGTACCAACAAGTGAAGGCCGGTAACGCTCATAAGAACAAGTCTCTGGCCCGTAAGGTCTATTTCGACGCTCTGTTCCGAGTTGGAACTGGTGCATCCGTTGAAGCTCTGTCCAATCTGTACAAGAACAAGGAAGTTTCTGATCCCAAGGAACAAAAATTGCTCTTCGTTTCCCTGAATTTGGTTACCTCCATGTCTAAGCCAGCCTTGAAGGCCTCCAAACTGTTGCTCGACGGAAACCCGTCCCGTGAGGCATACCTCAGCGTAGGAAGCTTGGTCAACAAATACTGCCAGAAGTTCGGTTGTGAGTCAGCCGATGTGAAGGAAATTTCTGACAAATTTGCCGCGAAGTTGGGCAAGTGCCAACCAACGAACCGCCAAGAAGAAGACACAGTCGTTGCAGTACTGAAGGGCGTCAAGAATACCAACGCGTTGGTGTCCCCACTGTTGGATAAAGTTGTGCAGTGCACTTCGGACAAATCGTCTGCTCGCGTTCGCGTTGCTGCCTTCCAAGCATACCCGGCTGCATCTTGCAACAAGAAGGTTGTTAACTCCGCcttgaatttcctgaaaaacgACAATGAAGACTCGGAAATCCGCATCCAAGCTTACCTCTCGCTTGTTGAATGCCCATCCGCCGCTGTGGCCAATGAAATCAAGGCCTTGCTAGATGGTGAGAAGGTTTACCAGGTCGGATCATTTATTACTACCCACCTTGCCAGTCTTCGATCTTCTGCTGACTCAACTCGTGAAGCTGCTCGTCAACATTTTGCAAACGTTCGTACCACCAACAAGTTCCCGTTCGATTTCCGTCGGTACTCGTTCAATCGTGAATTCTCCTATGCCGTGGAATCACTTGGATTGGGTGCCAGCGCTGACACCAGTGTTGTCTACTCGCAGAAGAGCTTCCTGCCAAAGTCGGTTGCATTCAACTTCAGCACTGAGGTATTCGGAAACTCGTTCAACGTTTTCGAAGTCGAGGGTCGTCAGGACAACTTGGATCGTGTGGTTGAGCATTACTTTGGCCCCAAGGGATTCTTCAGTGGACTGAACCTACAATCTGCGTTCGATACTCTGGTTGCACAGTACAATAAACTTTCCGAGAAGGCTCAAAGCCGTTTCCGGCGTGGACTTAAGGAAGATGTCAGGGCCTTCGCCAAGAGTGTGAACTTGAAAAACGATGCACTGGAAGACTTCAACTTGGACGTATCGGTTAAATTCTTCGGGTCTGAACTCTTCTTTTTGAGCACTGGAGAACATGTTCCAAGCACCCCTGAGGAATTTTTGGACAAACTGCTGGAATGTTTCGACAAGTTCTTGGAAGGGGCTAAGAAGTTCGACCGTGTGTTTGAACAGCATGCTCTGTTTGTGGATTCGGATCTGGTGTACCCAACAGCAGCAGGTCTGCCTCTTAAGCTATCATACGAAGGGACCGGTGTAGCACGTTTGGAAACAAGCGTAGAAGTCGACGTTAAGGAAATCGTCAAGGATTACAAGAACACAAAATTCAACGTAAAACTGGTTCCAAGTGGCAGCTACGAAGTAACCGGAACTCTGAGTGTTGATGCTTTCACTGTCACCACTGGTCTGCAGCTCTCGGGCACTGTTCATTCATCTACTGGAAGCGCAGTCAACTTCGCTCTGCTAGACGGAGGCAAGTCGTATGAACTAACGGTTGATTCTCTCCTGAAGAAACAAGAATTGTTCAGCTTCAACAGCAAGCTTGTATTTGTGACCCGCGAACGTGGAAATCAGCTGATCTCCCTCCCGCTGAAAATGAATCAGCAGGTTAAGGAGTTCAAGGAATGCTTCGACAATCTGTACCACGTTATCGGAGTTACTCTGTGTGCTTCCGCTGGGCAGAAGCAAGTACCTGGAAAATCTTTGGTTCCGTTGGATGGAGAGTACCATGCTGAGCTCTATCTTGAGGTTGATCCCAAATATCACTTCACTGGAAAGTACGACGATTCAGATAAACAACATCAGAGCTTGCTGCTAACTTTCGACACCCCTGGATCCGATAAGAAGCGCACCACCAGCCTGAAGTTAGAAAGTTTCTTCAAAGGTGATGCCTACGTGAAAGCCACTGTGCTGTCGCCGCTCCGAAATGTTGACCTCCAAGTTGGACTGAACAACAACGACAAAGAGGCCTCATTGTATGCCTTGGCCCACAATGGACCTGATGAGTACCTGGCGAAGGTCGGATTTGAAAAAGGTGGATCTCCTGCCCGCCAAGAGTATGTTCCAATCTTTACTGTGAGATCCCCGAGCGGAGATGCTCAAGTCTCAAAAGTTGTTCAAACTACTGGAAAAATTGTCGTCGAGAAGGTCGATGGCGGTGCCACCAAATACAACCTGGAGAATGTCGAATGGGTCAGTCCTTATGCTCCCAAGACAACTGTCAATGGTTTTGTGCTTCAGAATGGACCGAGCTTCGACACCGATCTGGCTGTTGTTGTTGGCCCGAGCAAGAACAACGTTAAGGGACACCTGGACTTCAGCCCCAAGCACGTAAACTTGGAACTCGAGAAGAAGACTGATGGTGATGCAAACAAAAACTTCAAGGTCAACTTGGCGCTTGCATACACGGAAAACTCG TTCAAGAACGTTTTCGTATTTTTGTCCGGAAAAGACTTCAATAACCCAACGCATCACTACGAACTGAATCAAAACGCGGAGTTCGAAATTGAAGACAAGAAACTACAATCGCTGAAGGTGGATAACAAGCTGCAGTTGCCTAAGCAGCTGGTGAAGTTCGACTTTGCCACCAGCAAGAACCAATTCAAGGTTGATGGAGAGTACGGATACGACAAGTACAAGGTTGCTGCCAATGTTGACGCCAAGTATAATGAGAAGGCTGCCGGAGATTACGATTGGACCGTCGGAGGATCACTCAACAAGCACTTCTTCAAGCTAGTTTCAAAGCGCACCATTGATTCCGCCAAGAGCAGGTTCCAGAACCAACTTACTGCCAGCACTGGTACAAAGGTTCAGTTGAATGGCGTTGCCACAAATAAGTTCAGCGACCAGGATGGTGAACTCAACTTGGAAGGTTTATTCGTAGCCGTTGATAAAGCTGATCCCTACAA GCTAAACTTGGTTCTTCAATTGAGTCCATCTACTGTGCTATCGAACGCAAAGGTCCTCGTTGGAAAGGATGAGTTTGCCACTTACGACCTCAAGCTTGATCGTACGGAGAACGCCAACGGAAAGCTCAAC TTTGTTGTCAAGGACTTCCTGGACGGAAATGGCGAATTCAAGGCCAAGGATGGTCAAGGTGATGGATCTGCATTGGTAAATTTCCTGAAACAGGATCGGAAACTGAAGCTCGACACCAAATTCAAGATCAACGCACCGGTGTTTGACGTTGCCACTGACTTTTATTATGATTTCGAAAAGGACAACACTAAGAAGGTGCACTTCGATACCAAAAACAAAGTTACCAAGAGTAGCTTCGACAGCAAAAACAAGCTGGAGGTCTTCGCTGACAAATACGAGTTCAACGTTCAGGGACAACAGAACGGTCAATTGCAAGATGGATCTACCAATGGAAAGTTCTCTTTGACTTTGCCCACCGGACGTCAATTGTCTGGAGATTTGAAGCGCGAAGTTAATGGCAAAGACGACAAGAAGGTTGTTGGTAGCGTTACTGCAAACTTATTTGACAAACTGCCAGGAGGTAAACAGCAAACGGTTTCTTTGACCGGATCTCTTAAGGATGGCGACTTTAAGTCTCGTTTCTTTGATTTGGTACACAACGTGAAATACACCAACTTTGATGGAAAAGACCTGGATGTTGAATTAGATACTAAACATCTGCCAGTCGGTCACTTCAAGAAAGCAGTCTTCCATGTCAAGGTGCAAGGTGCTCTGGTGCCTCAGGCCGGTGAGTTCAACTTCGATCTCGATGAATATTGTCAAAACCACGCTGTCTACCGAGTTGGTGGAAAATACGGAGGAGATTTCGATGGCGCTGTCAACGGAAACTACCACGTTGGAAAGCCCGGTAAACCTTATACTCATGAAGTGAAAGCAACCTTGAATGTCCCGCAAGCACCAGTCAAGAGTGTGTCTCTTGAATCTAAGGGTAGCTATCTTGAGCCGGAAAGTGACAATGGACTGTATGAGTTCGAATACACTGGAGCATTTGGCTATGGCGAGAAGAAGGTTGCACTGGCCACAACTGCCAAGGGTAACGTAAACCATGGAACCGGAAGCGTTAAACTGAATCTTCCTGATACTGATCCTCTTTCGGCCGACGCATCATACAACTACGAAGGCAAAGATGAGGGATCCGTTTCGACCAAAGGATCACTGAAGGTTAACTACGGTAAGGGTAAATCACTGGAATTCAATGGCGATGCCAAGGCACTCGGAACTGACGATGTTTCGCTCCATGCTACTCTCAAGTCTGACTTCGAAAAGGCAAAGAACGTTGAACTGACTTTCAAGCATGTCAAATCCGGAGAAAATGGATACCACACGAAATTAAACTTGGTTGCGGATGGAAAAGCTTATAACGTGGACAACGCCGTTATTTTATCAGAAAGCTCTCCTTCCGTGGATTTCACCCTTGGATATCCCGACAAGACTGTTAAGGTATATGGTGGATACAAACTGCTCAGTGATCGTGCCTTCAAGGCTGATGCAAAGGTAGAAAATTTCGGTGATTTCAATCTGGACGCCAACGTGGAGGCTAATTTCCAGAGCTACGAGACGTTCTACGCAAAACTGTATCTGGATGCCCCGAAATTGGATGCCAAAAAGATTACCGTTGAAGTGAATTCCAAGCCCGGAAACAGCGGAAAAGGTGTAGAGTTCAAAGCATCTTCCGATGGAAAGAACGTCCTGAGCGGATTCGCGGATTACTCCGTCAAAGAACAAGGCAAGAGCACTGTCATTGAAggacatggaaacgtcaagctGTACGATAAACAACAGACGGCATCCTTCAAGTTGATTCGCGAGAAGCTGGCTGAAGCTGGATACGCTGTCACCCTGTCCGGATCGGTAGGCAAGAACAGCGTGTCGACCGAAGTTCGCGTCAAGCCGAACGATTTTAAATTGAAGCACACCGTTTGCGATGAGAAAAATAAGTGCACCAATGTTGAAGTTCAGTCCAAGTTGCAACGCactggtgaaaaattcaatcatGAAGCCGTAATTTCGGTAGACTTGCAACAGCTGGGATATGTCTATGAGTTTGGACTGAACTCTAAGACAAGTGGAAACGGATTAACTCTAGATCACACCACTGATGTGGAGCTGAAGGAAAAACAACAACCCAAGTATCAATACCACCTTTACATCCATCCACACAGTGCCGGGGCCAGTCTGGTTCTACCAACTCGTTCCCTTGTAGTTGAAGGAGTTTTCCAGTACCCCAAGGACAAATTTGGACAATATGACAGCACCGTATCTTTCTACCTGGACAAAAAGAACGCCCCGAACAACAAGGCCACCTTCGGATTCAACGGAGAAACCAAATTGGTTGGAACAGCAGGAGTGAGTGGTAGTGGATCTCTGAAATTCTCGCATCCAACTGTTAAGGATCTGGTTGTGAGCGTGTCTGGACTTGTCGATGGTGAAAAACAAACTGTTGATGGAAAGGTTGTACTAGATATCTTTAAGAACGCCAACGACAAGGTCGTTGCCCACGCCAAATACGTCAACAGTGATACGAGCTTCAAGGGCTTCAATGTAAGTTCAGAAGTTGCTGTGTTCAGCAAGGGATTAGGATTCAACCTCGGCTTCAATGGACACTCCGCTCTTTCATTAGCTACCAAGCAGCTGAGCACCGCTGGATTCGTCGATCTGCCATTCGAAGACTTCCGCTTCGGAACTTATTTGTTCGCCAGCCCTGAAGAGTTTGATTTCCTTCTCAAGCGATTCAACGATGAACTGGTTCGTGCCCACGGTACCTACGATGTTAAGAAACATAAGGCTGAACTAACCTCAACCTTCAAATTTGTGCCAACTCGTCCAGTTGTGCTGCAAACCACAGTCAACGGACTATCATCCGCCAAGTTTTCGCTCACGCAAGACAAATTCTTCTTTGTTGATGGTACATTCACCGTAGATAAGACAGCCACGCTGAAGGTTCTAGGAAACGAGAAAGAGCTGCTGAACGCCAAGGTTGCCCTGGATGCTACCCATTTCCTATCAACCGAATACAAGGTAAGCGAAGAAAACGCTAAGAGCTTCCTGCAAGCATTCAACAAGCAACTACAGGCTGATCTGGACGTTGCTAAGGCTGAATTCGAAAAGAAATACGCTAAGCTTAGTGCTGATGCCACCAAGGTTGTGAACAATGTCGTTGCTTCGTTGCCAGATTTCAGCAAGTTCCAAGCCGACTACACCGAACAGTTGAAGAAGCTGCAagcggaacttctggaagacCCAACACTCAAGCAGTTCTTCGACTTTGTTCAAAAAGTCTTTGCTGCTGTTAGTGAGGTAGTGGCTCAACTAACTCAGATCTAttccgaaaacttcaaaaaGGTTTCAGCCGTTGTGACTGATGTTGTTGGAAAATTGTCCGAAACCTTCAACAGCAAGATTCTTCCAGTACTGAAGGAACTTTATGGCAAGACTGAGGCTCTCGTCTACGGAGTCTACGAAGAAACCGTCAAACTGGTCGTAGCCGTTTTTGAACGCACTGTCAAGTCATTGAAGGCCTTCGAAGAAGATTTCAATAAGGTTGCCAAGAGTCTTTCGGAGTTGTTCAAGAACTTTGCTCAGACCTTCAACAAGGCGATCGCAACCTTGGATAAGGAATTCAGAGAATTGTATAAACTGGTTCAAGAATATTTCGATTCGTTCGATGAGTTCAAGGTGCTTAAAGAGACGCTTAAGGAATACTTCGAAGGAGCTGACAAATACGCCTTCCAGCTGCTGAAGGAGGTGCTGACACTGATTGAAGATTTGTACCCAGTGCCAGAAATTAAAACATTCACTACTTCCGTCAACCAATACGTTACCAGCAAACTGGAGAATAAGAAGGTTAACGACGTTGAAGAGCTCAAGAACATTTTCGTGCACTTTGTTAAGGCCGTATCGCTACTGTTCGACAGACTGTCAAGCACATTGTCCACATCTCTTGAAGAACCAGGATTCGCTGGTGGTCTGCCCTCATTCATGACCTTCAGAGTCTTCCCATACATTAGCAGTGTCAAGTTCAGTCCATTCAACTACCTCCGCAATGAaaagttctactcgctccgtGACTTCCTATACCAATTCCGACCATACGCATGGAATCCTTTCGCTGTTGTACCTCCATTCACAATGCATGGAGAACTTGCCGATGGCAGCCACTTCTTCACCTTCGATGGACAGCACTACACGTTCCCAGGAAGCTGCCAATACGTTCTCGCTTCAGACTTCGTCGATGGAAACTTCAGCATTGTCGCAAATATTCAAAACGGAAAACTCAAGTCGGTCGCTCTAGTTGATAAGGATGTTGTTGAGCTGAACGATCAAGGAGTTGTCACACTGAACGGTAAGGCCACTGATTTGCCGTTGCATAAAAATGAAGTCCATGCCTGGAGACGCTACTACACTGTCAACCTGTTGACCACCTATGGAGCAAGCGTGCTGTGCACAACCGATCTGAAGGTTTGTCACTTCACCGTATCTGGATTTTATCTAGGAAAGGTCCGCGGTCTTCTTGGCAACGGCAACTATGAGCCGTATGATGATTTCACTCTGCCCAACGGAAAGATCGTTGAAAGTTCTACTGACTTCGCCAACACCTACAAGGCCACCAAGTCGTGTGCTGCCGTGGCTGATCCTGGACATGCCAAGCATGACCACAGCAGCCCAGTGTGCGCCAAACTGTTTGGCTCGGACAGCTCGCTGAGATACGGCTATTTCTTCAAAGACCAAACCAACTACCGTGAAGCTTGTGAACATGCTGTCCATGGAGCTGCTAATGCTGAGGAAGCCGGATGTGCTATTGCTTTCGCTTATGCTTCAGCTTGTCGCCTGGAACTTATTCCAGTCAGCGTACCGGCTCAATGTCAGACATGCTCTGTCGGTGGCAAACCAGTGGAAGTCGGAGACCAGTTCAGTGTTAAGTCACCGCAGAAGGCCGCAGACGTTGTGTTTGTTGTGGATACTTCTATCGGCACGTTGCTCGGCGAATTGGTTCAGGCCACAATCAACGATCTACGCAAAGAACTGAAGGCCAACGGAATTACGGATGTGAAGGTGGTTGTGCTCGGCTTCAACCGGAACCAGAAATACGTAAGCTTGTTCACCAGTGGTGGTAAGTTGGACTACACCGGTAAGCTCGGACAGGCCGATCTCAGTGGTCCCGAGAACTGCAAGCCGTTGGTAACTGGAAACAAAAACGTGGATGAGTTCTTTAAGGTGCTACATGATCTGCAAGAGAAGGCAGCCGAAGATTTGGGAGTCACTCCTGATTCTCGTGCCTTCATTGAAGCCCTTCAATATCCCTTCCGAGCTTCTGCCAGCAAGCACATCGTCCTTGTCCACTCCGATGACTCGGAAAAGGTGCCAAATCCG AGCCGTGCCATCAAATCTGTTTTGGCAACTCTCGACTTGAAGGTTAAAGGAGTAGGACTGCACGTGGTCACACCGGTGAAGAACCTTGGCGTTGCCGGCAGCAAGGACTCAAAGAAGGTGAAGGAACTTGTTG GTTTCAACTCCAAACAAGCATTCACCTTGGCCGACAGCAAGAAGCGCACAAACATTGGCTCAACCGAGCTGAAGAACACCCTGAAGTACGACGCCGATCTGCTGGTAGACTTGGTCAACAAGAACGACGGATTTGTGTTTGTGCTGCAGAACTTCAGCGGGCTGAAGCAGGCCAAGGATAAGAAATCGTTCGTGACGGTCCTGGCGTCGGCGCTGGGAGAACACATTGCACGGACAGAAGTCAGCAGCGATTGCGTGTGCAAGCTACGAAGTGGTCTGCATGCGGAGGAATCCTGCGAGGCCAAGGAAACTAGGTACCTACCACCAACG AAGAAGACCGGTGCCAAAGGATAA